A genomic segment from Nicotiana tabacum cultivar K326 chromosome 9, ASM71507v2, whole genome shotgun sequence encodes:
- the LOC107764569 gene encoding uncharacterized protein LOC107764569 yields MEEMASFWSYQENMDEMRQKLMYTNLELENLKVEKSEDMRKNKEYVKELIQLLKMVCQERDEARKQLQKLLNKLSHVQVDSPIFKATKANSSITESNSLSETYNYQSHNSSPVESFFDAFSSPEFSNNNMADSNTVAYDCNVRFLDNCVPQLVPKVDQATLVIDNLVKGKTLPQKGKLLKSVIEAGPLLQTLLVSGQLPQWRNPPQVKTFNIPPISIKGFEAEITNQNLVSRSLQLNSALF; encoded by the exons atggaagaaatggcTTCTTTTTGGAGTTACCAAGAG AACATGGATGAAATGAGGCAGAAACTTATGTACACTaatcttgaacttgaaaatttgAAAGTGGAAAAAAGTGAAGATATGAGGAAGAACAAAGAATATGTGAAGGAATTAATCCAACTTTTGAAGATGGTTTGTCAAGAAAGAGATGAAGCAAGAAAACAACTCCAGAAACTACTCAACAAACTATCTCATGTTCAAGTTGACAGTCCTATTTTCAAGGCTACAAAAGCAAATTCAAGCATAACTGAATCAAACAGCCTTTCTGAAACATACAATTACCAATCACACAATTCATCCCCGGTCGAGTCATTTTTTGATGCATTTTCTTCCCCTGAATTTTCCAACAACAACATGGCTGATTCAAATACAGTCGCCTATGATTGTAACGTTCGATTCTTGGACAATTGTGTTCCTCAATTGGTCCCAAAAGTTGATCAGGCTACATTGGTTATTGACAATCTTGTAAAGGGGAAAACTTTGCCACAGAAAGGGAAACTATTGAAGTCTGTTATTGAAGCAGGACCACTTTTGCAAACACTTTTAGTTTCAGGGCAACTTCCTCAGTGGCGAAATCCGCCTCAGGTTAAGACGTTTAATATTCCACCAATTTCAATTAAAGGGTTTGAAGCTGAGATTACGAATCAGAATCTTGTTTCAAGATCTTTGCAATTAAACTCAGCCTTATTTTGA
- the LOC107764570 gene encoding uncharacterized protein LOC107764570, with product MEEMASLWYYQETIDEMRQKLMYTNLELENLKVEKNEEMRKNKEYVKQLIQLLNMVCQERDEAKDQLQKLLNKLSHVQVDNSPHLKDKKANSSITQSNSFSETHNNQSHNSSPIDAFNDAVSSPEFSNNNMADSNTVAYDCNVRFLDNCVPQLVPKVDEATLVIDNLVKGKTLPQKGKLLKSVIEAGPLLHTLLVSGQLPQWRNPPQLKSFNAPPVLIKGSEAEIATQSFYTTLSYPVSRSLYSQMSYGSPQILSTSTLNFANSGSVSCLENQRGISVGANTDSFVHLDKRQRLR from the exons atggaagaaatggcTTCTTTATGGTATTACCAAGAG ACCATTGATGAAATGAGGCAGAAGCTTATGTACACTaatcttgaacttgaaaatttgaaggtagagaaaaatgaagaaatgaggaAGAACAAAGAATATGTGAAGCAATTAATCCAACTATTAAACATGGTTTGTCAAGAAAGAGATGAAGCAAAAGATCAACTTCAGAAACTACTCAACAAACTTTCTCATGTTCAAGTTGATAATAGTCCTCATTTGAAAGACAAAAAAGCAAACTCAAGCATTACTCAATCAAACAGTTTCTCTGAAACACACAATAATCAGTCACACAATTCATCCCCAATCGACGCGTTTAATGATGCAGTTTCTTCCCCTGAATTTTCCAACAACAACATGGCTGATTCAAATACAGTCGCCTATGATTGTAACGTTCGATTCTTGGACAATTGTGTTCCTCAATTGGTCCCAAAAGTTGATGAGGCCACATTGGTTATTGACAATCTTGTAAAGGGGAAAACTTTGCCACAAAAAGGGAAACTATTGAAGTCAGTTATTGAAGCAGGGCCACTTCTGCACACACTTTTAGTTTCAGGACAACTTCCTCAATGGCGAAATCCGCCTCAGCTTAAGTCATTTAATGCACCACCAGTTTTAATTAAAGGGTCTGAAGCTGAGATTGCAACACAGAGTTTTTATACAACTTTGAGTTATCCTGTTTCAAGATCATTGTATTCTCAGATGTCATATGGATCTCCACAGATATTGTCAACATCTACGTTAAACTTTGCTAACTCTGGTTCTGTTTCCTGTTTGGAAAATCAGAGAGGAATATCTGTTGGTGCAAATACGGACAGTTTTGTACATTTGGATAAGAGGCAAAGATTGCGGTGA